A single window of Halotalea alkalilenta DNA harbors:
- the rapZ gene encoding RNase adapter RapZ, whose protein sequence is MQVVIISGRSGSGKSIALQALEDLGFYAIDNLPAMLLVALLDELETHSPERRRVAVSIDARNLPNALERLPELVEFLGAREIDLQVVYLTADSRQLLERYSATRRRHPLTRGSDMTLLEAIETEEHFLAPIRDLADLVIDTSNLSVHELRARIAEQVACHTTVQLTLSFESFGFKHGVPHDADMVFDARCLPNPYWEPMLRDHTGRDQPVVEFLERAPEVEAMFSEIRDWLERWLPAYLSSHRSYFTVAIGCTGGQHRSVYLVERLARHFASQYPSVRLRHREMKVQRTIEPLVG, encoded by the coding sequence ATGCAAGTGGTGATCATCAGCGGCCGCTCCGGCTCTGGAAAATCGATCGCACTCCAAGCGCTCGAGGATCTCGGCTTCTACGCCATTGACAACCTTCCCGCGATGCTCCTGGTCGCGCTGCTCGACGAGCTCGAGACCCATTCACCCGAGCGGCGAAGGGTGGCGGTCAGCATCGACGCGCGCAACCTTCCCAACGCCCTCGAACGGCTGCCCGAGCTGGTCGAATTCCTCGGCGCCCGCGAGATCGATCTTCAAGTGGTCTATCTCACCGCCGATTCCCGCCAGCTGCTCGAGCGCTATTCGGCCACTCGGCGACGTCACCCATTGACCCGTGGGAGTGACATGACGCTCCTGGAAGCGATCGAGACCGAGGAGCACTTCCTCGCCCCGATCCGCGACCTCGCCGACCTGGTGATCGATACTTCCAACCTTTCGGTGCACGAGCTGCGCGCACGGATCGCCGAGCAGGTCGCCTGCCATACCACCGTCCAGCTGACCCTGAGTTTCGAGTCGTTCGGCTTCAAGCACGGCGTCCCCCACGACGCCGACATGGTGTTCGATGCCCGCTGCCTGCCCAACCCCTACTGGGAGCCGATGCTGCGCGACCATACCGGGAGAGACCAGCCGGTAGTCGAGTTCCTCGAGCGCGCTCCAGAGGTCGAAGCGATGTTCAGCGAGATCCGCGACTGGCTGGAGCGCTGGCTGCCCGCCTATCTCTCGAGCCATCGCAGCTACTTCACCGTAGCGATTGGCTGTACCGGCGGCCAGCACCGCTCGGTCTACCTGGTGGAACGCCTCGCCCGCCACTTCGCCAGCCAGTATCCCTCGGTACGCCTGCGCCACCGCGAGATGAAAGTGCAGCGCACCATCGAACCGCTTGTCGGCTGA
- the mlaE gene encoding lipid asymmetry maintenance ABC transporter permease subunit MlaE has protein sequence MIDWLAGLGRSTLDVVGGIGRSAILLVRSLFGVPGVEGFRLWLRQMHFVGVLSLPIILVSALFIGMVIALQGYMILVDFGADAALGQMVALSLLRELAPVVAALLFAGRAGSALTAEIGLMKATEQLTSMEMIGVDPLRRVIAPRLWAGLVSLPLLAVIFAVVGIYGGYLVGVEWLGVYPGSYWGNMQANVDFVHDVLNGVVKSVVFGLVVTWIAVFQGYDLVPTSEGISRATTRTVVYGSLAVLGLDFVLTALMFGDS, from the coding sequence ATGATCGATTGGTTGGCCGGTCTCGGCCGTAGCACACTCGATGTCGTCGGTGGCATCGGCCGCTCGGCGATCCTGCTGGTGCGCTCGCTGTTCGGCGTGCCCGGCGTCGAGGGGTTTCGCCTGTGGCTGCGCCAGATGCACTTCGTCGGCGTGCTGTCGCTGCCGATCATTCTGGTCTCGGCGCTGTTCATCGGCATGGTCATCGCGCTGCAGGGCTATATGATCCTGGTAGATTTCGGCGCCGACGCCGCGCTCGGCCAGATGGTGGCGCTTTCGCTCCTGCGTGAGCTCGCCCCGGTGGTCGCTGCGCTGCTGTTCGCCGGACGCGCCGGCTCCGCGCTGACTGCCGAGATCGGTCTGATGAAGGCGACCGAACAGCTCACCAGCATGGAGATGATCGGGGTCGACCCGCTGCGCCGGGTGATCGCGCCGAGGCTCTGGGCCGGTCTGGTCTCCCTGCCGCTGCTGGCGGTGATCTTCGCGGTGGTCGGGATCTACGGCGGCTACCTGGTGGGCGTCGAGTGGCTGGGCGTCTATCCCGGCTCCTATTGGGGCAACATGCAAGCGAATGTCGATTTCGTCCACGATGTACTCAACGGCGTGGTCAAGAGCGTGGTGTTCGGCCTGGTGGTGACCTGGATCGCGGTGTTCCAGGGTTATGATCTGGTGCCCACCTCCGAAGGTATCTCCCGTGCCACCACGCGCACGGTCGTCTATGGTTCACTCGCGGTGCTCGGGCTCGACTTCGTGCTCACCGCGCTGATGTTTGGAGACAGTTGA
- the mlaD gene encoding outer membrane lipid asymmetry maintenance protein MlaD produces the protein MKQRTRLMECGVGLFVLAGFLGLIYLGLQVSGITPGQRGETFTLHANFGDIGGLRANSRVTMAGVTVGRVTAISLDDQWFDGHVTMEISDELRDKLSTDSTAAILTSGLLGEQYVGLTTGADPETLKDGDTIRDTQQALVLENLIQQFISNMGSSGS, from the coding sequence ATGAAGCAGCGCACCAGATTGATGGAGTGTGGCGTAGGCCTGTTCGTTCTCGCAGGCTTCCTCGGGCTGATCTATCTCGGTCTGCAGGTGAGCGGCATTACTCCGGGCCAGCGCGGCGAGACCTTCACGCTCCATGCCAACTTCGGTGACATCGGTGGCCTGCGCGCCAATTCGCGGGTCACCATGGCCGGAGTCACGGTGGGGCGGGTCACCGCCATCTCCCTCGACGATCAGTGGTTCGACGGCCACGTCACGATGGAGATCAGCGATGAGCTGCGTGACAAGCTCAGCACCGACAGCACCGCGGCGATCCTCACCTCGGGGCTGCTCGGTGAACAGTACGTCGGGCTCACCACCGGGGCCGACCCCGAGACGCTCAAGGATGGCGATACCATCCGCGACACCCAGCAGGCGCTGGTGCTCGAGAATCTGATTCAGCAGTTCATTTCCAACATGGGCAGCAGCGGCAGCTGA
- a CDS encoding RNA polymerase factor sigma-54 → MMKSSLQLRVGTQLTMTPQLQQAIQLLQLSTLDLRQEIQTALESNPMLELDEEFFDQESSDEEHRDPEAQDEWATDIPTELVLDNEWSDTFPDAALGAIGPSGGEPVDIERNARGETLFDLLSWQTGLLDLDARQRQIAETLLDGLDDSGYLRDSFDELVEGLRAQGLESVDTGEVEAVLFQLQQLEPTGVFARDLQECLLLQLDALPAGTPHLAQARRLVRQFLDALAGCDMKLLKRRLGLNDAELDAVIATIRTLDPYPGQRFSNSTQEYVIPDLALRHYSHIGWQVELNPEALPRVRIQADYANLIRRADKSDDNTFLKQHLQEARWLMKSLSSRNETLLKVGREIMLRQRDFIERGEEGMRPLILADIAEAVGMHESTISRVTTHKYIHTPRGVFELKYFFSSHVGGEGDTHASTAIRARIKKLISEEPARRPLSDARLVSLLAENGIVVARRTVAKYRESMGIPASSERKRLA, encoded by the coding sequence ATGATGAAATCCTCCTTGCAGCTGCGTGTCGGCACCCAGCTGACGATGACGCCACAGCTACAGCAAGCGATCCAGCTGCTGCAGCTGTCGACGCTGGATCTGCGCCAGGAGATCCAGACGGCGCTCGAGAGCAATCCCATGCTCGAGCTCGACGAGGAATTCTTCGACCAGGAATCGAGCGACGAGGAGCACCGCGATCCCGAGGCCCAGGACGAATGGGCCACGGATATCCCCACGGAACTCGTCCTCGACAACGAGTGGAGCGATACCTTCCCGGATGCCGCGCTGGGAGCGATCGGACCCAGCGGCGGCGAGCCGGTCGACATCGAACGCAATGCCCGGGGCGAAACCCTGTTCGACCTGCTCAGCTGGCAGACCGGCCTGCTCGACCTCGACGCCCGTCAGCGCCAGATCGCCGAGACCCTGCTCGACGGACTCGACGACAGCGGCTATCTCCGCGACTCGTTCGACGAACTGGTCGAGGGGCTGCGCGCCCAGGGCCTTGAGAGCGTCGATACCGGCGAGGTCGAAGCGGTACTGTTCCAGCTCCAGCAGCTCGAGCCCACCGGCGTGTTCGCCCGCGACCTGCAGGAATGCCTGTTGCTCCAGCTCGACGCCCTGCCCGCCGGCACGCCGCATCTCGCCCAGGCGCGCCGGCTGGTACGCCAGTTCCTCGACGCGCTGGCCGGCTGCGACATGAAGCTGCTCAAGCGCCGCCTCGGCCTGAACGACGCCGAGCTGGACGCGGTGATCGCGACGATCCGCACGCTCGATCCCTATCCCGGCCAGCGTTTTTCCAACAGCACCCAGGAGTACGTGATCCCCGACCTCGCCCTGCGCCACTACAGCCACATCGGCTGGCAGGTCGAGCTCAATCCCGAGGCGCTGCCGCGAGTGCGGATCCAGGCCGATTACGCCAACCTGATCCGGCGGGCGGACAAAAGCGACGACAACACCTTCCTCAAACAGCACCTGCAAGAGGCCCGCTGGCTGATGAAGAGCCTGTCGAGCCGCAACGAGACCCTGCTCAAGGTCGGGCGCGAGATCATGCTGCGCCAGCGCGACTTCATCGAACGCGGCGAGGAAGGCATGCGGCCATTGATCCTCGCCGATATCGCCGAGGCGGTCGGCATGCATGAATCGACCATCTCGCGGGTGACCACCCACAAGTACATCCACACGCCGCGCGGCGTATTCGAGCTCAAGTACTTCTTCTCGAGCCACGTCGGCGGCGAGGGCGACACCCATGCCAGCACGGCGATACGCGCCCGGATCAAGAAGCTGATCAGCGAAGAGCCCGCGCGCCGCCCGCTCTCCGATGCTCGCCTGGTCTCGCTGCTGGCCGAGAACGGCATCGTCGTCGCCCGGCGCACCGTAGCCAAGTACCGCGAGTCGATGGGAATCCCCGCTTCGAGCGAGCGCAAGCGCCTAGCCTGA
- the lptA gene encoding lipopolysaccharide transport periplasmic protein LptA produces MTPRRLIPTLPAATALLAMLLAGPVLALESDAQQPIHISADQLTIDDQAGTAVYTGTVHVEQGSLKLDAQRVELQRGASGGLSTMRATGTSGQRAYIEQQPSPQESLVRGWGDTLIYHAGERRVEMLGNAELHRGGDTFTGAYVEYFLDSRQVNARGGQQSQGGEAGGRVNMTLTPEGGSN; encoded by the coding sequence ATGACCCCACGACGGCTCATCCCCACTCTCCCCGCCGCCACCGCGCTGCTCGCCATGCTGCTCGCCGGGCCCGTACTGGCGCTGGAGAGCGACGCCCAGCAGCCGATCCATATCTCCGCGGACCAGCTGACGATCGACGATCAGGCCGGCACCGCGGTCTATACCGGCACCGTGCATGTCGAACAGGGCAGCCTCAAGCTCGATGCACAGCGTGTCGAACTCCAGCGCGGCGCCAGCGGCGGCCTGTCGACCATGCGCGCGACCGGCACCAGCGGCCAGCGCGCCTATATCGAACAGCAGCCGAGCCCTCAGGAATCGCTGGTTCGCGGCTGGGGCGACACGCTGATCTACCACGCCGGCGAGCGGCGGGTGGAGATGCTGGGCAACGCCGAGCTGCACCGCGGCGGCGACACCTTCACCGGTGCCTACGTCGAGTACTTCCTCGATTCGCGGCAGGTCAATGCCCGTGGCGGCCAGCAGTCCCAGGGAGGCGAAGCCGGCGGCCGGGTCAACATGACGCTTACCCCCGAAGGCGGCAGCAACTGA
- the pmbA gene encoding metalloprotease PmbA, producing the protein MSEAFDAKQQQRTLEARVALAVEHAKAKGASACEVGASASQGLEVSVRLGEVDTMELSRDQGIGVTVYFGTRKGSASTSDDSETSVREAVERACAIAQFTGEDPAAGLADPDRLATEFPDLDLYHPWALSPDEAIALASRCERAGLEVAGIDNSEGASVSSHEGVSVYGNSLGFLQGQRGSRHGFSCVLIARDQVGMQRDYDYSSAREAGQLRDPEEVGRSAAQRALRRLGGRKLSTGRYPVLFVPELASGLVGHLLQGIAGGALYRQSSFLCDALGETLFPAWFSLFERPREMRGSASANFDSEGVATRENSFIDSGRLASYLLSSYSARRLGMNSTGNAGGARNLRISAPLESFEALLAKMSRGVVVTELMGQGVNTVTGDYSRGAAGFWVENGEIQYPVEGFTIAGDLRRMFASLVGIGDDVDRRGNVHSGSWLLEEMMVAG; encoded by the coding sequence ATGAGCGAGGCCTTCGATGCCAAGCAGCAGCAGCGGACTCTCGAGGCGCGGGTCGCCCTCGCGGTCGAACACGCCAAGGCCAAGGGTGCCAGCGCGTGCGAAGTGGGCGCGAGCGCGAGCCAGGGGCTGGAGGTAAGCGTACGCCTGGGCGAGGTCGATACCATGGAGCTGTCACGGGACCAGGGGATTGGCGTGACGGTCTACTTCGGCACCCGCAAGGGCAGCGCCTCCACCAGCGACGACAGCGAGACCTCGGTGCGCGAAGCGGTGGAGCGCGCCTGTGCGATCGCTCAGTTCACCGGCGAGGATCCGGCCGCGGGGCTGGCCGATCCAGACCGGCTGGCCACCGAGTTTCCTGATCTCGATCTCTATCACCCCTGGGCGCTCAGCCCGGACGAAGCGATCGCGCTGGCGAGCCGCTGCGAGCGCGCGGGGCTCGAGGTCGCGGGGATCGACAACTCCGAGGGCGCCTCGGTCTCGAGCCATGAAGGGGTCAGCGTCTACGGCAACAGCCTTGGTTTTCTCCAGGGCCAGCGTGGCAGCCGCCATGGTTTCTCGTGCGTGCTGATCGCCCGCGACCAGGTCGGAATGCAGCGCGACTATGACTATTCCAGCGCGCGTGAGGCCGGTCAGCTGCGCGATCCTGAGGAGGTGGGCCGCAGCGCGGCACAGCGTGCGCTGCGCCGACTCGGCGGCCGCAAGCTCTCCACCGGGCGCTATCCTGTGCTGTTCGTGCCCGAACTCGCCAGTGGCCTGGTGGGGCATCTGCTCCAGGGGATCGCCGGCGGGGCGCTGTATCGGCAGTCGTCTTTCCTCTGCGATGCCCTTGGCGAGACGCTTTTCCCCGCGTGGTTCTCGCTCTTCGAGCGTCCTCGCGAGATGCGCGGCAGCGCCAGCGCCAACTTCGACAGCGAAGGGGTGGCGACGCGCGAAAATAGTTTCATCGATAGCGGGCGGTTGGCGAGCTACCTGCTCTCCAGCTACAGCGCCCGGCGGCTGGGGATGAATTCCACCGGCAACGCCGGTGGTGCACGCAACCTGCGTATCAGCGCGCCGCTCGAGTCGTTCGAGGCGCTGCTGGCGAAGATGTCGCGCGGGGTGGTGGTGACCGAACTGATGGGGCAGGGGGTCAATACGGTGACGGGAGACTACTCGCGCGGCGCCGCGGGGTTCTGGGTCGAGAACGGCGAGATCCAGTATCCGGTCGAGGGTTTCACCATCGCAGGCGACCTGCGCCGGATGTTCGCCTCGCTGGTGGGGATCGGAGACGATGTCGATCGACGCGGCAACGTGCACAGCGGCAGCTGGCTGCTCGAGGAGATGATGGTGGCTGGCTAG
- a CDS encoding ATP-binding cassette domain-containing protein: MIRSNLIEVVNLSFSRGDREIFRGVDLQVPAGKVTAIMGPSGTGKTTLLKLIGGQLAPDAGRVSIAGQDVHQLSRRALFALRRRMGMLFQSGALFSDLSVFENVAFPLRVHTDLPESMIRDQVLIKLEAVGLRGARELMPSELSGGMTRRVALARAIALDPELIMYDEPFVGQDPISKGVLVKLIKDLNRAFAMTSVIVSHDIQETLSIADYVYLIADGKVMAHGTPAQLDTEADPKVSQFIHGEPDGPVPFHYPAAPFADELLGAGRPA, encoded by the coding sequence ATGATCCGCTCGAATCTAATTGAAGTCGTCAACCTGAGTTTCTCCCGCGGCGATCGTGAGATCTTTCGCGGCGTCGACCTACAGGTACCGGCGGGCAAGGTGACCGCGATCATGGGGCCGAGCGGCACCGGCAAGACCACCTTGCTGAAGCTCATCGGTGGCCAGCTGGCGCCTGACGCGGGTCGGGTGAGCATCGCCGGACAGGACGTCCACCAGCTCTCCCGCCGGGCGCTGTTCGCGCTTCGCCGGCGGATGGGGATGCTGTTCCAGAGCGGCGCGCTGTTCTCGGACCTTTCGGTATTCGAGAACGTGGCTTTTCCGCTGCGGGTGCACACCGATCTGCCCGAGTCGATGATCCGCGACCAGGTATTGATCAAGCTCGAGGCGGTAGGCTTGCGCGGTGCCCGCGAATTGATGCCGTCCGAGCTCTCCGGTGGCATGACGCGTCGCGTGGCGCTTGCCCGCGCGATCGCGCTCGACCCGGAACTGATCATGTACGACGAGCCTTTCGTCGGCCAGGATCCGATTTCCAAAGGCGTGCTGGTCAAGCTGATCAAGGACTTGAACCGTGCTTTCGCGATGACCTCGGTGATCGTTTCCCACGATATCCAGGAGACCCTGTCGATCGCGGACTACGTCTACCTGATCGCCGATGGCAAGGTGATGGCCCACGGCACGCCTGCCCAGCTCGATACCGAGGCCGACCCGAAGGTCAGCCAGTTCATTCACGGCGAACCGGATGGACCGGTGCCGTTCCATTACCCGGCGGCACCCTTCGCCGACGAGCTGCTTGGTGCGGGGAGGCCGGCATGA
- the yjgA gene encoding ribosome biogenesis factor YjgA, producing MARPPKHGTDEDVSLDEAAPSKSSRKREMTALQKLGAEIIELSPALRGRLPLSDDMLAAIEEMGRIKAHEARRRHMQYVGKLMRSEDLAGIEAAFAAIEDEKQARDLAFHELEGLRDRLIEEGDQALDEVLARFPSIELSSLRQLIRNARRERAADKPPASARKLFKLLRDASGR from the coding sequence ATGGCCAGACCCCCGAAGCATGGCACCGACGAAGACGTCTCCCTCGACGAGGCCGCACCGAGCAAATCAAGCCGCAAGCGCGAAATGACCGCACTGCAAAAGCTCGGCGCCGAGATCATCGAGCTATCCCCTGCGCTGCGCGGACGCCTGCCGCTGTCCGACGACATGCTCGCGGCGATCGAGGAGATGGGCCGGATCAAGGCCCACGAGGCGCGACGTCGCCATATGCAGTACGTCGGCAAGCTGATGCGCAGTGAAGATCTGGCAGGCATCGAGGCCGCGTTCGCCGCGATCGAAGATGAGAAACAAGCGCGCGATCTTGCCTTCCACGAACTCGAAGGGCTACGCGATCGCCTGATCGAAGAAGGTGACCAAGCGCTAGACGAAGTGCTCGCGCGCTTTCCCTCGATCGAACTCTCGAGCCTGCGCCAGCTGATCCGCAATGCCCGGCGCGAACGCGCGGCCGACAAACCGCCGGCCAGCGCGCGCAAGCTGTTCAAACTGCTGCGCGACGCCAGCGGGCGCTGA
- the lptC gene encoding LPS export ABC transporter periplasmic protein LptC, with the protein MAWLKRNANRLWLVMILLAVGGVLALIDQRGELLSPGPLPDSSEGEPDYYLEQVVYTRFDQQGRPYQTLESPRVTHISDSDVSLADTPVIGLIDENERHWRITGDHGRVGPGGDRITLSGNARAVQPDDLWRLETDTLEYDRDSARVWSDSESRFFQGEQRTRGDRFQAWINEDRMLLEGNVSGTLLPDR; encoded by the coding sequence ATGGCATGGTTGAAACGCAACGCGAACCGCTTGTGGCTGGTAATGATCCTGCTCGCGGTCGGCGGGGTGCTCGCGCTGATCGACCAGCGTGGCGAGCTGCTCTCGCCCGGCCCACTGCCCGACAGCAGCGAGGGCGAACCGGACTACTATCTCGAGCAGGTCGTCTATACGCGTTTCGACCAGCAGGGCCGCCCGTACCAGACCCTCGAATCGCCAAGGGTGACCCATATCAGCGACAGCGACGTCAGCCTCGCCGACACGCCGGTGATCGGGCTGATCGACGAAAACGAGCGCCACTGGCGAATCACCGGCGACCACGGCCGGGTCGGCCCCGGCGGCGATCGGATCACGCTGTCGGGCAACGCACGCGCCGTGCAGCCCGATGATCTCTGGCGGCTCGAAACCGACACGCTCGAATACGACCGCGACAGCGCACGGGTGTGGAGCGACAGCGAATCGCGCTTCTTCCAGGGTGAGCAGCGAACCCGTGGCGATCGCTTCCAGGCATGGATCAACGAGGATCGCATGCTGCTCGAAGGCAACGTCAGCGGTACGCTGCTGCCCGATCGCTGA
- the lptB gene encoding LPS export ABC transporter ATP-binding protein translates to MKTLHAAHLAKSFKKRRVVQDISLSISQGEIVGLLGPNGAGKTTSFYMIVGLIQADAGRVSIDDLDLSQKPMHVRARAGIGYLPQEASIFRKLSVADNILAILETRKDLDHKGRSARLDQLLEEFSISHIRDNQGMSLSGGERRRVEIARALATEPAFILLDEPFAGVDPISVNEIKGIVRQLRSRNIGVLITDHNVRETLDICDNAYIVGDGKIIAEGDASAILANQHVRDVYLGQDFRL, encoded by the coding sequence ATGAAAACGCTGCACGCCGCCCACCTGGCCAAGAGTTTCAAGAAGCGCCGGGTGGTCCAAGACATCAGCCTGTCGATCAGCCAGGGCGAGATCGTCGGCCTGCTCGGCCCGAACGGCGCCGGCAAGACCACATCGTTTTACATGATCGTCGGCCTGATCCAGGCCGACGCCGGCCGGGTCAGCATCGACGATCTTGATCTCAGCCAGAAGCCGATGCACGTGCGTGCGCGCGCCGGCATCGGCTACCTGCCCCAGGAAGCCTCGATCTTTCGCAAGCTGAGCGTGGCCGACAACATCCTCGCTATCCTCGAGACCCGCAAGGACCTCGACCACAAGGGGCGCAGTGCCCGCCTCGACCAGCTGCTCGAAGAGTTCAGCATCAGCCATATCCGCGACAACCAGGGCATGAGCCTCTCCGGTGGCGAACGCAGGCGCGTCGAAATCGCCCGCGCCCTGGCCACCGAGCCTGCGTTCATCCTGCTCGATGAGCCATTCGCCGGGGTCGACCCGATCTCGGTCAACGAGATCAAAGGCATCGTGCGCCAGCTGCGCAGCCGCAACATCGGCGTGCTGATCACCGACCACAACGTGCGTGAGACGCTCGACATCTGCGACAATGCCTATATCGTCGGCGACGGTAAGATCATCGCCGAAGGCGATGCCAGCGCGATCCTCGCCAACCAGCATGTGCGCGACGTCTATCTCGGCCAGGACTTCCGCCTTTGA
- a CDS encoding KpsF/GutQ family sugar-phosphate isomerase: MIKDLDFDFRASARRTLTLERDAVEALVPRLDAGFDRACQLVLACQGRVVVTGMGKSGHIARKLAATLASTGTPAFFLHPGEASHGDLGMLTERDVVIALSHSGETREVTELLPLFKRKGVVVIALSGRRASTLGRHADAFLDGGVEKEACPLNLAPTSSTTAALALGDALAIALLEARGFGIEDFALSHPGGSLGRQLLLTVADVMHEGEEIPCVSPGDSVRDTLFEITEKGLGFTCVVDAERHLLGIYTDGDLRRTLDRRIDLDSVPIEEVMTSTPISVTPSMLAAEALRIMEKRNITALAVLDPERRLVGALKVQDLLNRGVV, from the coding sequence ATGATCAAAGACTTGGATTTCGACTTCCGGGCCAGCGCCCGGCGCACCCTGACCCTCGAGCGCGATGCCGTCGAGGCGTTGGTCCCGCGCCTCGACGCTGGCTTCGACCGCGCCTGCCAGCTGGTGCTCGCCTGCCAGGGCCGGGTGGTGGTGACCGGCATGGGCAAGTCCGGGCATATCGCCCGCAAGCTCGCGGCGACCCTGGCGAGCACCGGCACCCCGGCGTTCTTCCTCCATCCGGGCGAGGCCAGCCACGGCGATCTCGGCATGCTTACCGAGCGGGACGTGGTGATCGCCCTCTCCCACTCGGGCGAGACCCGCGAGGTCACCGAGCTTTTGCCATTGTTCAAGCGCAAGGGGGTGGTCGTGATCGCGCTTTCGGGTCGACGCGCATCGACCCTCGGCCGCCACGCCGACGCCTTTCTCGATGGCGGGGTGGAAAAGGAAGCCTGCCCGCTCAACCTCGCGCCGACCTCTTCGACCACCGCCGCCCTCGCCCTTGGCGATGCGCTGGCGATCGCGCTGCTCGAGGCCCGCGGCTTCGGCATCGAGGACTTCGCCCTCTCCCACCCAGGCGGCAGCCTCGGCCGCCAACTGCTGCTCACCGTCGCCGACGTGATGCACGAAGGCGAGGAGATCCCTTGCGTCTCGCCGGGAGATTCAGTACGCGACACGCTGTTCGAGATCACCGAGAAGGGGCTCGGCTTCACCTGCGTGGTCGACGCCGAACGGCATCTGCTCGGCATCTACACCGACGGTGACCTGCGCCGCACCCTCGATCGCCGGATCGATCTCGACAGCGTGCCGATCGAGGAGGTGATGACCTCGACCCCGATCAGCGTGACCCCATCGATGCTCGCCGCCGAGGCGCTCAGGATCATGGAAAAGCGCAACATCACCGCACTCGCGGTGCTCGATCCCGAGCGGCGCCTGGTCGGCGCGCTGAAGGTCCAGGACCTGCTCAACCGGGGCGTGGTCTAG
- the hpf gene encoding ribosome hibernation-promoting factor, HPF/YfiA family, which yields MQVNITGHHVELTDALRDYVNQKLARLVRHYDNITNVQVTLSVEKERKQAACKMNVSGGELHGTDEQDDMYAAIDSMIDKLDRQLVKHKEKHLARAQGTGTAGL from the coding sequence ATGCAGGTGAACATCACGGGTCATCACGTTGAACTGACCGACGCACTGCGCGACTACGTAAACCAGAAGCTGGCACGCTTGGTGCGCCACTACGACAACATCACCAACGTACAGGTGACCCTGTCGGTGGAGAAAGAACGCAAGCAGGCAGCGTGCAAGATGAACGTCTCGGGAGGAGAGCTCCACGGCACCGACGAGCAGGACGACATGTACGCAGCGATCGATTCGATGATCGACAAGCTCGACCGCCAGCTGGTCAAGCATAAGGAAAAGCACCTGGCGCGCGCCCAGGGCACCGGCACCGCTGGTCTCTGA
- a CDS encoding KdsC family phosphatase, whose product MTQHSPSLGERASRVRLLALDVDGVLTDGAVHYHSDGGETKVFDTQDGLGLRLALEHGIDIALITGRDSPMVARRASELGIAHLLQGRNDKHRALTELASRLGITLDECAYCGDDLPDLGAIQAAGLGLSVANAPEYVRVHADYVTERRGGQGAVRELCELLLEARGAWAGIVAGYRLPRQAAP is encoded by the coding sequence ATGACTCAACACTCTCCTTCCCTCGGCGAACGCGCGTCCAGGGTGCGGCTGCTCGCGCTCGACGTCGATGGCGTGCTCACCGACGGTGCGGTGCACTATCACTCCGACGGCGGCGAAACCAAGGTCTTCGACACCCAGGACGGCCTCGGCCTGAGGCTTGCGCTGGAGCACGGCATCGACATCGCCTTGATCACCGGACGCGATTCACCGATGGTCGCAAGACGCGCCAGCGAGCTCGGCATTGCCCATCTGCTCCAGGGACGCAACGACAAGCACCGAGCGCTCACCGAACTGGCCTCGCGGCTCGGCATCACGCTCGACGAATGCGCCTACTGCGGCGACGACCTCCCAGACCTTGGCGCGATCCAGGCCGCGGGACTCGGCCTCAGCGTGGCCAACGCCCCGGAATACGTGCGCGTCCACGCCGACTACGTCACCGAACGACGCGGCGGCCAGGGCGCGGTACGCGAACTGTGCGAACTGCTGCTCGAGGCGCGCGGGGCATGGGCCGGGATAGTCGCCGGCTACCGACTGCCGCGCCAGGCCGCACCATGA